One Leifsonia shinshuensis DNA window includes the following coding sequences:
- a CDS encoding helix-turn-helix domain-containing protein: MLMRHAIGSVLRRLRTERGATLRELSETSRISIPYLSEIERGRKEASSEILAALCRVLDVTERELLTQVVSEFAEAEVLTLVREGAEPRSADAPTVLLAA; this comes from the coding sequence ATGTTGATGCGGCACGCGATCGGCTCCGTGCTCCGCCGGTTGCGGACGGAGCGGGGCGCGACGTTGCGCGAGCTCTCGGAGACCTCGCGCATCAGCATCCCGTACCTGTCGGAGATCGAACGCGGCCGCAAGGAGGCGTCGTCCGAGATCCTCGCGGCCCTCTGCCGGGTGCTCGACGTGACCGAGCGGGAACTGCTGACGCAGGTGGTCTCGGAGTTCGCCGAGGCGGAGGTCCTCACGCTCGTGCGCGAGGGCGCCGAGCCGCGTTCGGCCGACGCGCCGACGGTGCTCCTCGCGGCCTGA
- a CDS encoding alpha/beta hydrolase yields the protein MVGPAEWRPDVLGAGFQQATLPLGHDAEGEVVATLVRYEPWPHLADLRPGRPAEDTDVLYVHGWSDYFFQTGLARFWHDQGARFFALDLRKYGRSLRPGQTPGFVDSLDTYDADIEAALSAMGHAEGERAHRRLILLGHSTGGLTLSLWADRHPGRASALILNSPWLEFQAHSAGRAMLAPLVDLQSRIEPKAAMPNVDLGFYTRSVSRTLDGEWDYDLTWRPVRGFTVYPAWLTAVLAGHTRVAAGLSIDVPVLTLLSARSTLLPYWTPDMLSSDVVLLVQDIAVRALRLAPTVTVARIDGALHDVFLSREQARVEAYGQVARWLRGALSGSSRTAGPRPGRRPSRGPLSLGGRPGSSS from the coding sequence ATGGTGGGCCCAGCGGAGTGGCGCCCCGACGTCCTCGGCGCCGGGTTCCAGCAGGCGACGCTCCCGCTCGGCCACGACGCGGAGGGGGAGGTCGTCGCGACGCTCGTGCGCTACGAGCCGTGGCCGCACCTCGCCGACCTCCGGCCCGGCCGCCCCGCCGAGGACACCGATGTCCTGTACGTGCACGGCTGGTCGGACTACTTCTTCCAGACCGGCCTCGCGCGGTTCTGGCACGACCAGGGCGCGCGCTTCTTCGCGCTGGACCTGCGCAAGTACGGCCGCAGCCTCCGGCCCGGCCAGACCCCCGGGTTCGTCGACTCGCTGGACACGTACGACGCCGACATCGAGGCGGCTTTGAGCGCAATGGGCCACGCGGAGGGCGAGCGCGCGCACCGCCGGCTGATCCTGCTCGGCCACTCGACCGGCGGCCTGACGCTGAGTCTCTGGGCGGATCGGCATCCTGGCCGGGCGTCGGCGCTCATCCTCAACAGCCCGTGGCTGGAGTTCCAGGCGCACTCGGCGGGCCGGGCGATGCTCGCGCCGCTGGTCGACCTCCAGTCCCGGATCGAGCCGAAGGCCGCGATGCCGAACGTCGACCTCGGCTTCTACACCCGCTCGGTGTCGCGGACGCTGGACGGCGAGTGGGACTACGACCTCACCTGGCGGCCGGTGCGCGGGTTCACGGTGTATCCGGCCTGGCTCACCGCGGTCCTCGCCGGGCACACCCGCGTCGCGGCGGGGCTGTCGATCGACGTTCCGGTGCTCACGCTGCTGTCGGCGCGCTCGACGCTGCTGCCGTACTGGACGCCGGACATGTTGAGCTCGGACGTCGTCCTGCTCGTGCAGGACATCGCCGTGCGTGCGCTGCGGCTCGCACCGACCGTCACGGTCGCGCGTATCGACGGCGCCCTCCACGACGTGTTCCTGTCGCGCGAGCAGGCGCGCGTCGAGGCCTACGGGCAGGTCGCGCGGTGGCTGCGCGGGGCGCTCAGCGGAAGTTCACGAACTGCAGGGCCACGTCCAGGTCGGCGCCCTTCAAGAGGGCCATTGTCGCTTGGAGGTCGTCCCGGCTCTTCGAGCTGA
- a CDS encoding YajQ family cyclic di-GMP-binding protein gives MADSSFDVVSKVDKMEADNAVNQARKEVEQRYDFKNVGASVEWSGESVLLKANTEERVKAVLEVLESKFIKRGITLKSLDTGKPFPSGKEFRIEVGLKNGIEQDAAKKINKLIRDEAPKSVKSQIQGDELRVSSKSRDDLQATMALLKGADLDVALQFVNFR, from the coding sequence ATGGCAGACTCCTCGTTCGACGTCGTCAGCAAGGTCGACAAGATGGAGGCGGACAACGCCGTCAACCAGGCCCGCAAGGAGGTCGAGCAGCGCTACGACTTCAAGAACGTCGGCGCCTCGGTCGAGTGGAGCGGCGAGTCCGTGCTCCTCAAGGCCAACACCGAGGAGCGGGTGAAGGCCGTGCTCGAGGTCCTCGAGTCCAAATTCATCAAGCGCGGCATCACCCTCAAATCGCTCGACACCGGCAAGCCGTTCCCGTCGGGCAAGGAGTTCCGCATCGAGGTCGGGCTGAAGAACGGCATCGAGCAGGACGCCGCCAAGAAGATCAACAAGCTGATCCGCGACGAGGCGCCCAAGAGCGTCAAGTCGCAGATCCAGGGCGACGAGCTGCGCGTCAGCTCGAAGAGCCGGGACGACCTCCAAGCGACAATGGCCCTCTTGAAGGGCGCCGACCTGGACGTGGCCCTGCAGTTCGTGAACTTCCGCTGA
- a CDS encoding FAD-dependent oxidoreductase encodes MTKLRLAIVGAGPAGIYAADILLKAERGFDVSIDLFEALPAPYGLVRYGVAPDHPRIKGIITALREVLDRGDIRIFGNVTYGVDITLDDLKNHYNAVIFATGAVHDSALDIPGIDLGGSYGAADFVSWFDGHPDVPRTWPLEAESVAVIGNGNVALDVSRILAKHAEDLLPTEIPDNVYEILKNSPVTDVHVFGRRGPAQVKFTPLELRELGELRDVDMIVYDEDFEYDEHSKDAIASNKQVMVIDRVLQQWRQREVGAASRRLHLHFYAKPLEVLGDEDGNVRAIRYERTESDGAGGVRGTGEIRELEIQALYRAVGYFGSPLPGIPFDKKHGVIPNHEGQVLRNRDNERMYGVYATGWIKRGPVGLIGHTKSDAMETIKHVINDQGNWWSPADPSEESVENLLRERGVEYTNLDGWHNLDAHEQALGAERGRARIKVVPRDEMLRASNGAAVEATAAE; translated from the coding sequence ATGACCAAACTGCGACTGGCGATCGTCGGCGCCGGCCCGGCCGGGATCTACGCCGCTGACATCCTGCTCAAGGCGGAGCGCGGCTTCGACGTCTCGATCGACCTCTTCGAGGCCCTTCCCGCGCCCTACGGGCTGGTGCGCTACGGCGTCGCCCCCGACCACCCGCGCATCAAGGGCATCATCACCGCGCTGCGCGAGGTGCTCGACCGCGGTGACATCCGGATCTTCGGCAACGTCACCTACGGCGTCGACATCACCCTCGACGACCTCAAGAACCACTACAACGCCGTGATCTTCGCGACCGGCGCCGTCCACGACTCCGCCCTCGACATCCCGGGCATCGACCTCGGCGGCTCCTACGGCGCGGCCGACTTCGTGAGCTGGTTCGACGGCCATCCCGACGTGCCGCGCACCTGGCCGCTGGAGGCCGAGTCCGTCGCGGTGATCGGCAACGGCAACGTGGCGCTCGACGTCTCGCGCATCCTGGCCAAGCACGCCGAGGACCTGCTGCCGACGGAGATCCCCGACAACGTCTACGAGATCCTGAAGAACTCGCCGGTGACCGACGTCCACGTGTTCGGGCGGCGCGGCCCGGCGCAGGTGAAGTTCACGCCGCTGGAGCTGCGCGAGCTCGGCGAGCTGCGCGACGTCGACATGATCGTCTACGACGAGGACTTCGAGTACGACGAGCACTCCAAGGACGCCATCGCCAGCAACAAGCAGGTCATGGTCATCGACCGCGTGCTGCAGCAATGGCGGCAGCGCGAGGTCGGCGCGGCCTCCCGTCGCCTGCACCTGCACTTCTACGCGAAGCCGCTGGAAGTGCTCGGCGACGAGGACGGCAACGTCCGCGCCATCCGCTACGAGCGCACGGAGTCCGACGGCGCGGGCGGCGTGCGCGGCACCGGCGAGATCCGGGAGCTCGAGATCCAGGCGCTCTACCGCGCGGTCGGCTACTTCGGGTCGCCGCTGCCCGGGATCCCGTTCGACAAGAAGCACGGCGTGATCCCGAACCACGAGGGCCAGGTGCTGCGCAACCGCGACAACGAGCGCATGTACGGCGTGTATGCGACGGGGTGGATCAAGCGGGGCCCGGTGGGCCTCATCGGTCACACGAAGTCGGATGCGATGGAGACGATCAAGCATGTGATCAACGATCAAGGCAACTGGTGGTCTCCCGCCGACCCCTCCGAGGAATCTGTGGAGAACCTGCTTCGCGAGCGGGGTGTGGAGTACACGAACCTGGACGGCTGGCACAACCTCGACGCGCACGAGCAGGCGCTCGGCGCCGAGCGCGGACGCGCCCGCATCAAGGTCGTGCCGCGCGACGAGATGCTCCGCGCGTCGAACGGCGCCGCCGTGGAGGCCACCGCGGCGGAGTAG
- a CDS encoding glycoside hydrolase family 13 protein yields MPITSESSRTLSPSTPGREWWRSAVIYQVYPRSFADADGDGMGDLPGITRRLPALRDLGVDAVWLSPFFTSPQNDAGYDVADYRDVDPSFGTLADFDTMLETAHGLGLRVIIDIVPNHSSSDHVWFQEALAAAPGSPERARYLFRDGKGANGDEAPNNWESIFGGPAWTRVTEPDGTPGQWYLHLFDKSQPDFDWENPWVWEQFRGVLRFWLDRGVDGFRVDVAHGMIKEAGLPDYTPPANAGSMGGGAIATTTGGIVLEPEISAHAEGEPVTPPYFGQDGVHDIYRDWHTVLDEYEGDRVLCGEAWVEPMEKLANWVRADEMQQTFNFGYLETPWDAVALRSVIDRSIAVFGSVGAPSTWVLSNHDVVRHATRLALTGDNPQGHGIGPKSTGLPDPAFALRRARAATALMLALPGSAYLYQGEELGLPEAIDLPDDARQDPTWFRTNGERYGRDGCRVPIPWEGADPSYGFGPGPKSWLPQPATWAEYTRSSQEGVPGSTLTMYQEALAARREHDLAFGQLQWSNAGEDALLFRTGKVTVAVNFGKAPLPLPEGTVILASGPLEGGMLPRDTTAWVI; encoded by the coding sequence ATCCCCATTACTTCCGAATCCTCCCGCACGCTCTCGCCCAGCACTCCCGGCCGCGAGTGGTGGCGCTCCGCCGTCATCTACCAGGTGTACCCGCGCTCGTTCGCGGACGCCGACGGCGACGGGATGGGCGACCTCCCCGGCATCACGCGCCGCCTCCCGGCGCTCCGCGACCTGGGCGTCGACGCTGTCTGGCTGTCGCCGTTCTTCACCTCCCCGCAGAACGACGCGGGCTACGACGTCGCCGACTACCGCGACGTCGACCCGAGCTTCGGCACGCTCGCCGACTTCGACACCATGCTGGAGACCGCGCACGGCCTCGGGCTGCGCGTCATCATCGACATCGTCCCGAACCACTCCTCCAGCGACCACGTCTGGTTCCAGGAGGCCCTGGCCGCCGCGCCGGGCAGCCCCGAGCGCGCGCGTTACCTGTTCCGCGACGGCAAGGGCGCGAACGGCGACGAGGCCCCGAACAACTGGGAGTCCATCTTCGGCGGCCCGGCCTGGACCCGCGTCACCGAGCCCGACGGCACCCCCGGCCAGTGGTACCTGCACCTGTTCGACAAGTCGCAGCCCGACTTCGACTGGGAGAACCCGTGGGTGTGGGAGCAGTTCCGCGGCGTCCTGCGCTTCTGGCTGGACCGCGGCGTCGACGGCTTCCGCGTGGATGTCGCCCACGGCATGATCAAGGAGGCCGGCCTCCCCGACTACACCCCGCCCGCGAACGCCGGCAGCATGGGCGGCGGCGCGATCGCGACCACCACCGGCGGCATCGTGCTGGAGCCGGAGATCAGCGCGCACGCCGAGGGCGAGCCCGTCACGCCTCCCTACTTCGGTCAGGACGGCGTCCACGACATCTACCGCGACTGGCACACGGTCCTCGACGAGTACGAGGGCGACCGCGTGCTCTGCGGCGAGGCCTGGGTGGAGCCGATGGAGAAGCTGGCGAACTGGGTCCGCGCCGACGAGATGCAGCAGACCTTCAACTTCGGCTACCTGGAGACCCCGTGGGACGCGGTCGCGCTCCGCTCGGTGATCGACCGCTCGATCGCCGTGTTCGGCAGCGTCGGCGCCCCGAGCACCTGGGTGCTCTCCAACCACGACGTCGTCCGCCACGCCACCCGGCTCGCACTCACCGGCGACAACCCGCAGGGCCACGGCATCGGACCGAAGTCGACCGGCCTCCCGGACCCGGCGTTCGCCCTCCGCCGCGCACGCGCCGCGACCGCGCTCATGCTCGCGCTGCCCGGATCGGCGTACCTCTACCAGGGTGAGGAGCTCGGCCTCCCGGAGGCCATCGACCTCCCCGACGACGCCCGCCAGGACCCGACCTGGTTCCGCACGAACGGCGAGCGCTACGGCCGCGACGGCTGCCGCGTGCCGATCCCGTGGGAGGGCGCCGACCCGTCGTACGGTTTCGGCCCCGGCCCGAAGAGCTGGCTGCCGCAGCCCGCGACCTGGGCGGAGTACACCCGTTCGTCGCAGGAGGGCGTGCCCGGCTCCACGCTGACGATGTACCAGGAGGCGCTGGCCGCGCGACGCGAGCACGACCTCGCGTTCGGCCAGCTGCAGTGGTCGAACGCCGGCGAGGACGCGCTGCTGTTCCGCACCGGGAAGGTCACGGTCGCGGTGAACTTCGGCAAGGCGCCGCTACCCCTGCCCGAAGGCACGGTCATCCTGGCGAGCGGCCCGCTCGAGGGCGGCATGCTGCCGCGCGACACGACCGCCTGGGTGATCTGA
- a CDS encoding polyprenyl synthetase family protein: MRRPASLSSQLGLTERIFIRGEDRQVANAVDDGLAQVEEALHREMRFADNLADVTTRYLLEAGGKRVRPMLTLLTAQLGDGNTPRVLQAAQAVEITHLASLYHDDVMDDSQMRRGVPTAQFVWGNSVAVLTGDLLFARASKLVSALGERAIQLQADTFERLCLGQLHETIGPQDGEDPIAHYIRVLEDKTGSLIAVAAQMGVAFSNADTAYEQPVVTFGEKIGVAFQLIDDVIDLSSVGVAETGKTPGNDLRAGVATLPVLKLRQRADADPEARALLERLERDVMGTAEEGEITPEATAAIAALREHAVTAETLEEAHRWAREAVEALEPLPDGPVKKALVRFADTIVERSS; encoded by the coding sequence GTGCGGCGACCCGCGTCGCTCAGCAGCCAGCTCGGCCTGACCGAGCGGATCTTCATCCGCGGCGAGGACCGTCAGGTCGCCAACGCCGTCGACGACGGCCTCGCGCAGGTCGAGGAGGCGCTGCACCGCGAGATGCGGTTCGCCGACAATCTCGCCGACGTCACCACCCGCTACCTCCTGGAGGCCGGCGGCAAGCGCGTGCGTCCGATGCTCACGCTCCTCACGGCGCAGCTCGGAGACGGCAACACCCCGCGTGTCCTGCAGGCCGCCCAGGCCGTCGAGATCACCCACCTCGCCTCGCTCTACCACGACGACGTCATGGACGACTCGCAGATGCGCCGCGGTGTGCCCACGGCCCAGTTCGTGTGGGGCAACTCCGTCGCGGTGCTCACCGGCGACCTGCTGTTCGCCCGGGCCAGCAAGCTCGTCTCCGCACTGGGCGAGCGCGCCATCCAGCTGCAGGCCGACACGTTCGAGCGCCTGTGCCTCGGCCAGCTCCACGAGACCATCGGGCCGCAGGACGGCGAGGACCCGATCGCCCATTACATCCGCGTGCTGGAGGACAAGACCGGCTCCCTCATCGCCGTGGCCGCCCAGATGGGCGTCGCGTTCTCGAACGCCGACACCGCCTACGAGCAGCCCGTCGTGACCTTCGGTGAGAAGATCGGCGTCGCGTTCCAGCTGATCGACGACGTCATCGACCTGTCGTCCGTCGGCGTGGCCGAGACCGGCAAGACCCCGGGCAACGACCTCCGCGCGGGCGTCGCCACCCTCCCCGTGCTGAAGCTGCGGCAGCGCGCCGACGCCGACCCGGAGGCGCGCGCCCTGCTGGAGCGTCTCGAGCGCGACGTCATGGGGACGGCCGAGGAGGGCGAGATCACGCCGGAGGCCACCGCGGCGATCGCCGCGCTCCGGGAGCACGCGGTCACGGCGGAGACCCTCGAGGAGGCGCACCGCTGGGCTCGGGAGGCCGTGGAGGCGCTCGAGCCGCTGCCCGACGGCCCCGTGAAGAAGGCGCTCGTGCGGTTCGCCGACACGATCGTCGAACGTTCGAGCTGA
- a CDS encoding inositol monophosphatase family protein, giving the protein MPIPTELLEIATTVARRAAALALQRRRDGVEIAASKSTITDIVTRADREAEDLIRGALEASRPLDGFLGEESGGERGSSGLTWVVDPIDGTVNYFYDIPAWAVSVAVVEGDPDPATWRTLAGAVVNPSTGEVFTAALGGGARLNGEPIRVNSGVELPLALVGTGFGYDPEIRRKQAAFVNELIPQVRDIRRIGAASLDLCSVACGRLDAYYERGLNPWDHAAGALIAQEAGATLGGLDGAPAGKRLLLAAAPDLYAQLDPLVQGYYRHWE; this is encoded by the coding sequence ATGCCCATCCCCACCGAGCTGCTCGAGATCGCCACCACCGTCGCCCGTCGTGCGGCCGCCCTCGCGCTGCAGCGGAGGCGGGACGGCGTGGAGATCGCGGCCTCCAAGTCGACCATCACGGACATCGTCACGCGGGCCGACCGGGAGGCCGAGGACCTGATCCGGGGGGCGCTGGAAGCCTCGCGTCCGCTCGACGGGTTCCTCGGCGAGGAGTCCGGCGGGGAGCGGGGGAGCAGCGGGCTCACCTGGGTCGTCGACCCCATCGACGGGACGGTCAACTACTTCTACGACATCCCCGCCTGGGCCGTCAGCGTCGCCGTCGTGGAGGGCGACCCCGACCCGGCGACCTGGCGGACGCTGGCGGGGGCGGTCGTGAACCCGTCCACCGGGGAGGTGTTCACGGCGGCTCTGGGAGGCGGGGCGCGGCTGAACGGCGAGCCCATCCGGGTGAACAGCGGGGTGGAGCTGCCGCTCGCGCTGGTCGGGACCGGGTTCGGGTACGACCCGGAGATCCGGCGCAAGCAGGCGGCGTTCGTGAACGAGCTGATCCCGCAGGTGCGCGACATCCGGCGGATCGGGGCGGCCTCCCTCGACCTCTGCTCGGTCGCCTGCGGGCGGCTGGACGCGTACTACGAACGCGGGCTGAACCCGTGGGATCACGCGGCCGGCGCGCTCATCGCGCAGGAGGCGGGGGCGACCCTGGGCGGCCTCGACGGGGCTCCGGCGGGCAAACGGCTGCTGCTCGCGGCGGCGCCCGACCTGTATGCGCAGCTCGACCCGCTGGTGCAGGGGTATTACCGGCACTGGGAGTGA
- a CDS encoding M23 family metallopeptidase, with amino-acid sequence MTRRELRQREAAAQRSREPRFRRGVVAVAMLSVLGIAVATTVPAMALLTEDQVRARTATGHFSSAPASEGEVQALDTITPAEREAIIRDGSAATSGEQLAALRSMRIADTFRNNPAGAVQWPFPIGVPITSGFGPRTAPTEGASTNHLGVDFAPGAGVPIQIIADGVVREVVTSDRGGCGVNVTIDHTIDGRPVSSMYCHMQTGSVRVAEGQQVSVADIVGKVGNTGISTGPHLHFEIRLNGTEAVDPVAWLKANAS; translated from the coding sequence GTGACCCGGCGCGAACTGCGGCAGCGTGAGGCAGCGGCCCAGCGGTCGCGCGAGCCACGCTTCCGCCGCGGGGTGGTCGCCGTGGCGATGCTCTCGGTCCTCGGGATCGCGGTCGCGACCACCGTCCCGGCGATGGCCCTCCTGACGGAGGACCAGGTCCGCGCGCGCACGGCAACTGGGCACTTCTCCAGCGCTCCGGCGTCGGAGGGGGAGGTCCAGGCGCTCGACACCATCACGCCCGCCGAGCGCGAGGCGATCATCCGGGACGGCAGCGCCGCGACCTCCGGCGAGCAGCTCGCCGCGCTGCGCTCGATGCGGATCGCGGACACGTTCCGCAACAACCCGGCAGGCGCCGTCCAGTGGCCCTTCCCGATCGGCGTGCCCATCACCTCCGGCTTCGGACCGCGCACCGCGCCGACCGAGGGCGCCTCCACGAACCACCTCGGCGTCGACTTCGCCCCGGGCGCGGGCGTGCCCATCCAGATCATCGCCGACGGCGTGGTCCGGGAGGTCGTGACGAGCGACCGCGGCGGCTGCGGCGTGAACGTCACGATCGACCACACGATCGACGGACGGCCGGTCAGCAGCATGTACTGCCACATGCAGACCGGGTCGGTGCGGGTCGCCGAGGGTCAGCAGGTGAGCGTCGCGGACATCGTGGGAAAGGTCGGCAACACCGGCATCTCGACGGGGCCGCACCTCCACTTCGAGATCCGGCTGAACGGGACAGAGGCGGTCGATCCGGTTGCCTGGTTGAAGGCGAACGCGAGCTAG
- a CDS encoding pentapeptide repeat-containing protein codes for MAPSSAPERTLAADCASCSGLCCVALAFARSADFAFDKPAGEECVNLDDGFGCRIHPQLRERGFKGCTVFDCFGAGQLVTRHTFDGRSWRDNAGVRTEMFAVFPIVRQLHELLWYLREAIAMPAAASIRATLRASWDAVTSAADAEPALILALDVDELRAPAAALLREAARLTREAATAEPTGGTHTPLRIKRSRLAPGADLLGADLRGADLRGAELRGALLIGADLRSADLTAAELIGADLRDARLDGADLHRAIYLTQPQVDAARGDETTRLPAALMRPSHWHHPSR; via the coding sequence GCGCTCGCCTTCGCCCGCTCCGCGGACTTCGCTTTCGACAAGCCCGCAGGCGAGGAGTGTGTCAACCTCGACGACGGCTTCGGCTGCCGCATCCACCCGCAGCTGCGCGAGCGCGGCTTCAAGGGCTGCACCGTGTTCGACTGCTTCGGCGCGGGCCAGCTCGTCACCCGGCACACGTTCGACGGGAGGTCGTGGCGCGACAACGCGGGCGTGCGCACGGAGATGTTCGCCGTCTTCCCCATCGTCCGCCAGCTCCACGAACTGCTCTGGTACCTCCGCGAGGCCATCGCGATGCCCGCCGCGGCGTCCATCCGCGCCACACTGCGCGCCTCCTGGGACGCGGTCACGTCAGCCGCCGACGCCGAACCCGCGCTCATCCTCGCGCTCGACGTCGACGAGTTGCGCGCCCCTGCGGCCGCCCTGCTCCGGGAGGCCGCCCGGCTGACCCGCGAGGCGGCGACAGCCGAGCCGACCGGCGGCACCCACACCCCGCTCCGGATCAAGCGCTCCCGCCTCGCCCCGGGCGCCGACCTCCTCGGCGCGGACCTGCGCGGCGCCGACCTCCGCGGGGCCGAGTTGCGTGGCGCCCTCCTGATCGGCGCGGATCTCCGCAGCGCCGACCTGACCGCCGCAGAGCTCATCGGCGCCGACCTCCGCGACGCCCGGCTCGACGGGGCCGACCTCCACCGCGCCATCTACCTCACCCAGCCCCAGGTCGATGCGGCACGAGGCGACGAGACCACGCGCTTGCCCGCCGCACTCATGCGCCCGTCCCACTGGCATCACCCGTCCCGCTGA